The window TCCCTAAAGTCAATTTCAAATTTGGTGAGTTTGAAAAATGGGccattggaagaaaaaaaaaaaaaaacttgttaattctgttaatttgattaattgatttAGTGTTTGAGGCTAATTATGCATGTTAGTTAATGAAATTAGTTGAAGCTAGTGGATATATATGGAATTCTTGGGAAATTTTAATGTGAAGTGGGTCTATGAAGTTTTGTCTATAGGTAGTATATAGGGTTTATGTCATtcacttttgttttgttgaagttATAATGTTGAGTTGGTATTTGTTAGAACCAAATTAGAGCACCGCCATGAGTGGCGGTTAAGCACAAATCCAAGCGACCAACAAAACAGTAAATAACCGTAAGCAAGCCTTAAGCCGGAGAAGGGGGTGCCGGCCAAGGGCAAAGAGGATTCAACAAAGGTATAAGAAATCTCAACTCCTTTATTTAatatttgagttgagtcttggtttaCAACTACTAAGCTTTGGATGTTatggtttaagttttgttttaaagtgcatacaagcatgcttCTACCACTTAATCATTAAATGTATGCATTATGTTGCTTCATGAACTAAGTTTTTCACAAAATTTCCTTCAAGGCTGGCCTTATAGGAGGAGCATTCTAGCAACTTCTTCCTCCCCATGTCACTCATATTCTTCCCTCATTCATCCTTGGTGCCAAAACATAGAGGCCTCCTTCTTAGGTGGCTTTTGGAGAACCCATTCCTCCAACCAAATTCAAGAAGACAAGGAGctaagaagcaaagttcctTCATCCATATCCATGGATCCAAGGAACAAGGATGcaaaggaaagaaggccctctCATAGGTGATTaacctttgctaagcaaagatGTGCTTCAAATGTATaaagtttctcaactcactttgttctgtgagttgagtcttggttcaccacaactactagACTTTGACTTTCatggtttaagttttgttttaaagtgcatacaagcatgcttCCGCCATTTAATTGCAAAATGCATGCATTATGTTGCTTAATGAACTTAGTTCTCAAATATTTCCTCCACAAAGCTCTCggtcttttcatttttcaggAATGCATAACCCAATACCATGGTTATTAACCCCTAACATAAGAGCAAACATCATCCCATACACATTGGTGTTGAACGTGGTGTCAAATACAATCACATACCAAAATGGCCATTACCATGTTGTGACTTAGTATCCACCAAAAATAAATTGCCAAGTGTTTCGCCTTCGTCAATCTCCATCTTAAAATAGAATAAAAcgtttttctctttttcatcctcaaaattctctttgAGCATTTCTGCATCATGCCCGATTAGATGAGCTCTCAATTGTTGTTCGGCATTACACATATCCTTCGGGATTCAACCAATATTTTCAATTACTCCACTATGCACCTCCAATAAACCCACTAGTTTACttaaggaaatatttgtttGCACATATTGTTCAATCATCGTCTTTTTTGCCTTCGAAACCCGAAGATGAGATCTAAATAAGTGTGAGGCGCTTGCCATAAGGTGGTTGTGTCATTCATGAAAAAATGTTACAACACTCTTTTCATTATCAATTCCTTTATACGGCACAAGTTTCGCCTTCCAGTCACTTCCAACTTCTACCCTCCTACATTTCTGATTGGGTTTAGAATTAGCATCCACCTTTTTTTTGCCTTGTTTACAACATACAAATTCTCTCCTTACCAAATAATCACCATCACTGGACTTTTTACTATTATgctcccgaatcccaaacctaGCTACAAGTGCATAATTTTTGTAGAAAATATACCATTCATCCAACGAATCAAACTTCATTTTTAATATGGATATCAACTCATCGTCTACAGTTGGTACCGCAAGTTCAACCATTCCTGCACCAAATTGATCTCTTGCACCTTCATCCGCTTTTTCCTTAATAATTTCTTCTACTTCTAACCCATCCTCCACTGAACTATAGTTCATAACTACATGCTTCAAATCTACACTACTCATCACAAGCCAGCACAAGTTTTACACCTATATATCTAACATTATACACGTACCCGAAGTtggtttttaaaaccaaaatggAAGGAAAATGGATTAGCTGATGGCATAAAAATCACCATCACAATTTGGGTTTCTTCAGAGGTTGTGGAAGAAGCCCCCTTGTCACCTCCAATCCAAGCTGAGGTTCAATCCATCTGAAATTGAGCACTTACACCATTCACCAGCTCCCTATCtctgcttttcttttcttgcaaATTCAACTCTCAGTTGTCCTTTCTCcgacaaaaacacacccaatgaaccaaaaaataattaaaagtataTGATTATAAGGTCAGGATCGAAACTAAGCTTCAATCCACCTGAAATCGAGCACTCACACTCTTCATCAACTCCCTCTCTCTACCTCTATTTCCTTGCGAATACAAccctcaactctctctctctctctctctctccccccccccccccggccgaCAAAAACACACTCAGTGATCCTCGATAAAAACACACTCAGTGagccaaataaaaataaaggtaTAACATTACCTGGTCACAATCGAAATTGAGCTTCAGTCCATCTGAAGTCGACTCTTCACACCTTCACCAGCTACCTCTCTCTGCCTTTCTTTCCCTCTCTTAGGCGCGAATTAAACCCGTAGCTCAATCTCTCTCTTTGACAAAAACATACcctgaacaaaataaaaagggtaTGAATTACATTGGGTCACAAAGACCGGTTCTAAAGCATGAGCTTGTTAGCTTACAGCCGCTGGATTCCCATCATATTGCAAGGCAGCGCACCTTAGAAACGCCTTATAAAAGAGAGGAACCTCTCTCCAGACCTCACAAATATCCATCAGcggagagaaaagagaagaaagattgaagattcaagcTTTATCGCATGGCCAAGGTTGAAATTCCGGTTGTTTCTCCCTATGATTTCACATTTATCCATGTTGTCCTCTAATTTTAACATAAACTAAGGCCTTTTTTCTACAGCTAGGGTGTACTTTTGTCATGAACATCTATTACTCATTATTTTACATTAATCTCAGTTATTTTTCATGTTAAGTAATTGTCATTGTGCTTTATTGTTATCAAATAATTGGCCATTATTTGTGTGAATAATTAAATTGTGACTGACATGCTGAGTTTAGTGAGTTACATAGTCGAGTAGACATGCTGGTTACAATTTGTGCAGTTTCTTATAATTATCCATTGAACGTAAAAGGTTTTGATTATCTAAATCTATGGCAAGACATAGCATGGGTTGGTAGTTAGGAACATTGTTAGTATTTTCACTTGTTGGTTTTTCAATCAATTGTTATTATTAAGTACATTTAGTCTTTTGCATATCCAGTTCTGTCATAAtaattcttgttttgtttatttttaatttgaattcatcgtactattaaatttaagttaatctGATCCTTAACACTTACTTATCACTATATTAGTTGAAAGATGTTGTGCGCCTGCAATTATCACACCATTTACTGGTCTACGTCATTCTTCATTTTGTTTAAATAGTGTAGTGAATTCTTTTCTCTGCCTAATGTTattgagaaaaattaatgaaaaggacttgaaaactttgagttttagcgataaggacaaaataaaggataaagtaaatagtaccaagattgactttttagtgtaaaaatgtggtttttcgttaaaatgaatagtaccggaaatttttcgttaaagttcccatgTTATTGTTCTAGCTTTCAACTTTCATCAGTACGTTGTCATCGAAGcttctctttgaatttttattttaatcgggtaaacaaatattaaagaaacaatcttgaaatagaaaaataaaataagattagAGGAGATCGAAGAATGATTTTGCTGTGAACAAGTTCTAAAATTAAACGATTCTGATTATGAAATTGATATAATACAAGGTTAGAGATATGCATTTCTTATGGGGTGCAAGTATTACTCATTTCTAAAAGTACTAAGACACATAATTTGATTACATCAATATAAATCTATAGTACATGCATGGTTCATAgcattacaaattaaatttatacaGCAAATAGGACATGTTTGGGATCACTTTTGAAATGACTAAAAATATGTTGACAACCAAATGGATTCTAACTTCGTCAAGccatgaataaataaataaaatagagcTCAATTATGGGTCATAGAAGCACTTTAAACTTTAAAGAGTTTTTTCCAAGAAGATTATATATTTAAACGAGCACTTATTTTTTAGATTGAGCACTTCTTCAGAGATAAAAACGAGCACTTATTTTTTAGGTTGAGCAATAACTATTACAGTAAGGGATTTTGGGGTTgctatacttttttttttttttccttctcaaaacTGCTTTTACTGTGATGGCGAAAAACAGGTGTGAAAAAGTAGgcaagtgtttggtaaattataGTGCTAAAAGtttattttgcaaaaaaaaaaaaaaaaaaaaaaagggtaaaattgtcaataagaaagtttcattaattagttTTGTTCACTTATCTCCAATGAAAAAAACGTTTTTTTGAGAAGCATGTGTAGAGATACTTTTGCTCACTATTGTTTTGGACCATGGTtttgaagaaaagaagaacttttttttctttttttttcatttaccaaACATAATTAAGGCTCAAACTTGGCCTCATGTCACATCCCGTCCTGggacagatcacttcccgggcccgctccatcatcatagcacgatattgtccgctttgggccccgaccacgccctcacggttttgtttttgggaactcacgagcaacttcccagtgggtcacccatcatgggattgctcaagccccccttctcgcttaacttcggagttcctacggaacccgaagccagtgagctcccaaaaggcctcgtgctaggtagggatgagaatatacatttaaggatcactcccctggacgatgtgggatgtcacatttcaTGGTTATGAAAATAGAAATGATAGGTTGCACATGGCCAAAATTGAAAGTTTCGTTCAATATCCATTAATAGGTTGCACATGTGCCTTACATCACATGTGAGCCTAAAATTGTCATTTCATGATCCCCTTTAGTTTTGGGTTGAAAATGTTCACTACCATCATGACGTCAGCCCCAAGTTTCCTAGATTAAGATCgagagaaatttttaggtgtaccgggtacaccaaaaaattttggtgtaccctcactcataatgGTGTACCCTCACTTTTTGTACcctcaataaataaataaaatcaaaccattatgagtgagggtacacctaaaaatttctccaagatcGACCTACCCCAACCATAACTCTAACTCAACCCAAAATTGAAAGGAATGATGAAATGACAAATTTAGCCTCACATGTGATGTGGGGCTCACATGCAACCTATTAAACTTAATAATTTTGAGCTACAATCTTAGCGGAGCTCGCAAGGGTAtaattcttaatttcttttgtCACATGATTATTTTTTGAATCCCCTATAGCCACGAGGATTGTTAATCCGATTAGAccaaataaaaatgtaattgtATTTTACACTTAAGAGATTTGTCCGTCTATTTGAAGAGATCTCAATTTAATCTTCCTCATTAGAGTACAAGTCATACTTAATCTCTTGCGAGTGtaaatgagatgtgaatgatGTTGATAGTCAAAGAAGGGATGATGGAATTGGAGCACCCGACATAAAATCCAATAAGCAATGAGTAGAAATACCAGAGAATCAATACATTGTAGtacgtttgacaaaaaaaataatagaagatTTGTCAAATTAGTCTCTGAATTAtcacatgaatgaaaattaggtctgtaaattattttttttttcttcagaaaactCAAttcttgaattataaaaatctgtcaattacatccctaatattatatttgaagctactatattcaattttccgtcAATGTAAGTCACATTACTTGCATGCTATACACATTGGAGAGTAGATTAGTAATTTTCTAGAAGGAAATAGAGTATAGAGTTaattttggagggtaaattagacgttaaattcgcaacctatatgaaatatTAATGGCTTATAGGTGAGAAATGACGGTAATACACTCTTAAACGTGTTAAGTAACTTAAGTTGaggaaaaattggataaaatagctttaaATATAATAGTAGAGATGAAATTAGcgatttttaatgaatttagagaCTTATTTTACCAAAAAGAATAATTCagagacctaattttcactgaggTGATAGTTTAGAGACTAAATCGACACTTCAcccaaaaataatatattgttgtacGTATTGGTTTAGTTTCTTGATGTGGAACAATAATCTAAACAGAGAACATATCTAAATTTGTGATACTTGTTATGGCCTATTGAAAAATATGTACtctgatgagaaaaatgaactGACAAGGAAACAAAAAGGTGACTGTTTAACTGTTAAGCAGTTTTAAGGGTCTCCataaacagaaacaaacaacaaaagacCTAGAAATCTATAGAGTTTAATGCTCTCTTTTCAATTGTCTGACATGTTATGTAACCACACTATCAAACAAGGTCATGTACTGTAATAAAAATCCGCTTGGTTGACGGTTTAGATTAACAATCTTATATTGATCATTAGTCTAAGATTAACATACTTGCAACGTAAGATGTCAGATTGCTTGACAATGCCAACATTTTGTGTCAATGAAGAAGTTAAAGTCACGGATTACCGAAAACTACGGGAGCTTTGGCTTGacctagaaagaaaaaaaaagaaacagaaaaaggaaaactaagGCATATCAACAAAATCCAAACAGTAGAGAGACAAGAAATTTATTAGCAAAACGAGGAGGTGAAAGTTGATTCATATGCTATTGTCAGATTCATAAAAATCGACCGAAACCGGCGGAAGATCAGTATAACAAATTTGCTGGACAACAAATTTCCTTATGTTACCTCCCCCGAAAAGCTTCCATATAACATGAAATAACTAAACACAGCTTATTTTTAATCGCGGAGCAACTCAAACCAGGTGAAGCTAGCAGTCAAGGCATTCATAGCCAATCTACTGAGTCAAGGAGTTTGCTACATCGATCACAAACCGATACCTGACATCTGATTTGGCAAGTCGCTCCATTGCTGTGTTAATGTAATCCATATGAATCAGCTCGATGTCTGAGGTAATGTTGTGCTTTGCACAAAAGTCAAGCATCTCCTGCGTCTCTTTCACCCCTCCTATGTCACTTCCCCCTACAAGCTTCCGCCCTGTAAGCCATGACGTGATTAATTAGAAGTATTGTGGAAATTAACGTTACTTTATGCTTCTCAAACGCTCTTTTCGAGCTCAAAAGTTCCAAACACGCATAAACACCGCAGAAATAATGTTAAGCAGTTTGTTACTATTTGTTTAGAAAGCATGGAAAGCGGGTTAAATTAACACATGCATGCATCCTATCCTAAATACGAAAACAAAAATGCTAATTCTATCAGAAGATAATTTATAAGAGAAAAACAGTCGCGTGTTTGTTGTTGTAGAGGTATACCCAAAACTAAAGGGAAGATAGGCAACTCCAGGGGCTTGTTAGGCAAACCCACTGTGACCAGCTTCCCGTTCAGCTTCAGTAGACCAATTAATGGAGCCAGAGCATGAACTGCAGACACTGTGTCAATGATGTAATCCATGGTACCCATTGCTCCCTGAATAGTACAAGCACAAATTTAGTACAAGTCATTAAGACAcactaaattaattttttttactcgCAGAAATCAATTCATTCGTTTCCTTTCAAATCTTGGATTCATAATTTCGTTCCCACATTTGCAGTAATCTTCATTGTGATATTTATAATCATGGTTAGCATGATGGATGTCTatacaatacacacacacacacacacacacacatgttatatatattttattattacctTCAATTTGGCAGGGTCACTTAAGAGGAGAAAAGAATCAGCCCCAAGTCTCTTAGTTGCCTCATCCTCCTTTGCTGGGGAGGAACTGATGACGGTCACTTTCAAACCAAATGCCTTGCCAATCTTCACAGCAATGTGACCAAGCCCACCAAGTCCCGCCACACCCAAGTGCTTTCCGGGCTCAGTCATGCCATAATACTTCATTGGACTGTACACAGTGATCCCAGCGCATAAAAGTGGTGCACCCGCATCAGGGGCTAAGTTATCAGGAAAGCGGAGAACATAGCGATGGTGAACAACAATTATATCAGAATAACCACCATAAGTTTTTGTTTGGTCATGATAGTGTGAGTTATAGGTAAATATTGTTCGAGGGCAATAATTCTCCAAGTCCTGTTGGCATGTCTCGCATTTCATGCAGGAACCCACTATGACCCCAACTCCTACACGATCACCTACTTTGAATTTGTCCACATTGTTCCCGGTTTTGGTCACAACACCAACAATTTCATGCCTGCAAAATCAACTGAAAACCTTAACACACACAGGAATGAGATTCAAAACAATATAGAAACACGTCCCACACGTCAATGCAATTTTTCAGAGGATATTCGGTCACAAAAACACAACCATTTCAGatgaaaatattaattaacggTAATAAGCATGCTAAGCTGATATTCTGCAAGACTGGCAATCACCTATTAAGTATTGCAACCGTAGTTCTCCAATGTAATGGAATTCATTTATCTATG of the Pyrus communis chromosome 1, drPyrComm1.1, whole genome shotgun sequence genome contains:
- the LOC137710109 gene encoding probable mannitol dehydrogenase translates to MAISPEEHPQKAFGWAARDSSGILSPFRFSRRENADDDVTIKVLYCGVCHSDLHSAKNDWGFTNYPVVPGHEIVGVVTKTGNNVDKFKVGDRVGVGVIVGSCMKCETCQQDLENYCPRTIFTYNSHYHDQTKTYGGYSDIIVVHHRYVLRFPDNLAPDAGAPLLCAGITVYSPMKYYGMTEPGKHLGVAGLGGLGHIAVKIGKAFGLKVTVISSSPAKEDEATKRLGADSFLLLSDPAKLKGAMGTMDYIIDTVSAVHALAPLIGLLKLNGKLVTVGLPNKPLELPIFPLVLGRKLVGGSDIGGVKETQEMLDFCAKHNITSDIELIHMDYINTAMERLAKSDVRYRFVIDVANSLTQ